The following proteins are encoded in a genomic region of Hymenobacter siberiensis:
- a CDS encoding ATP-binding protein — protein sequence MKTELPTDPAELRELLMAERARREQAEAKLPALLALSHIPELNPNPILRVSAMGQLLYANPAAGFMARELETTGPSRLRPLLVQATTSALHTGAVQQREIMANDQHFLLSAVPVVEYHYAMLYLTDITAQRQAEESLREQYSFYESVMTHLPAVVTVLDPNQRYRYVNAYAEPDPAQRQARIGSTFADHCARKGLPGELAVRRRRLFERAVNTSALVSWEERWPDTNTTAHHHWLCYYQPVFGADEVLRQVMCYGLDITTLREAEARTRESEAAALAQQSFTNLVLDLNPNLIWVRDAEGHTVFENAEMKFWRRHMTELAGASSMEAGMSKEEIQTSVMADQAVLRTGQPLTTQVSITLANGEVRWLQTVRCPLVMADGTAQVLGVSTDISALKNAQHAAEAAATARENFLANMSHEIRTPLNGVLGMTSLLAKTGLNEQQRNYTAVIQHSGRHLLNVVNDVLDMAKITSDNLELEQMAFNLCDSMASACQPLTIQAQEKGIRVLGTRLQDSCLHPWVLGDSYRLNQVLINLVSNAIKFTPAGGTVTIGGYYVSETEDTLTTEFRVTDTGIGIAPDKLDSIFQEFTQAYADTTRQFGGTGLGLSISRALVAQMGGQLTVQSESGKGSSFAFRITLPKANAEARQMALPTLTPMQEAAVRGARVLLVEDNAVNREVAQLLLEAHGVAVDEAASGIEALELFELNYYDVILMDIQMPGMNGLEATARIRAHADTRRAATPILALTANAFRADAEKYSAAGMNDTLPKPFDEAELLSKLASLIAGVPAPLVDVKPAAAAPTAAPLPLPLPPTAAPTSLFDLALLHQTAHSNTTFINRILASFHTNTPGSVADLHAALAASDWHYAAAVAHKLRPSLKLIGANTLVPWMEILESKTGPDAARREATLALATGLTEVLAALPKV from the coding sequence ATGAAAACCGAACTTCCCACCGACCCCGCCGAACTCCGGGAGCTGCTGATGGCCGAGCGCGCCCGCCGCGAGCAGGCCGAAGCGAAGCTGCCGGCCTTGCTCGCGCTAAGCCACATCCCCGAGCTTAACCCCAACCCCATTCTGCGGGTGAGTGCCATGGGTCAGCTGCTGTATGCCAACCCGGCCGCCGGCTTCATGGCCCGCGAACTGGAAACCACCGGGCCGTCGCGGCTGCGGCCGTTGCTGGTGCAGGCCACCACCAGCGCCCTGCACACCGGAGCTGTGCAGCAGCGCGAAATCATGGCTAACGACCAGCATTTCCTGCTGTCGGCCGTGCCCGTGGTAGAATATCACTACGCGATGCTCTACCTCACCGACATCACGGCGCAACGGCAGGCCGAGGAAAGCCTGCGGGAGCAATACTCATTCTACGAATCGGTGATGACCCACCTGCCGGCCGTGGTGACGGTGCTTGACCCCAACCAGCGCTACCGCTATGTGAATGCCTACGCCGAGCCCGACCCCGCCCAGCGCCAGGCCCGCATCGGCAGCACTTTTGCCGACCACTGCGCCCGAAAAGGCCTGCCCGGAGAGTTGGCCGTGCGCCGCCGCCGCCTGTTTGAGCGGGCCGTGAATACCAGTGCCCTCGTGAGCTGGGAAGAACGCTGGCCCGACACCAACACCACCGCCCACCATCACTGGCTATGCTACTACCAGCCCGTATTCGGGGCCGATGAGGTGCTGCGCCAAGTGATGTGCTACGGCCTGGACATTACCACTTTGCGGGAGGCCGAGGCCCGCACCCGCGAGAGTGAGGCGGCCGCACTGGCCCAGCAGTCGTTCACCAACCTGGTGCTCGACCTCAACCCCAACCTCATCTGGGTGCGCGATGCGGAGGGCCACACCGTGTTCGAGAACGCCGAAATGAAGTTCTGGCGCCGCCACATGACGGAGCTTGCCGGCGCGTCCAGCATGGAGGCGGGTATGAGTAAGGAAGAAATCCAGACCTCGGTAATGGCCGACCAGGCAGTGCTGCGCACCGGCCAGCCACTGACCACTCAGGTATCCATTACCTTGGCCAACGGCGAAGTACGCTGGCTGCAAACTGTGCGCTGCCCGCTGGTAATGGCCGACGGCACGGCCCAGGTATTGGGCGTGAGCACCGACATATCGGCCCTGAAAAACGCCCAGCACGCGGCCGAAGCGGCCGCCACGGCCCGCGAAAACTTCCTGGCCAACATGAGCCACGAAATCCGCACGCCCCTCAACGGCGTGCTGGGCATGACCAGCCTGCTGGCCAAAACCGGCCTCAACGAGCAGCAGCGCAACTACACCGCCGTTATTCAGCACTCGGGCCGGCACTTGCTGAACGTGGTGAACGACGTGCTCGACATGGCCAAAATCACCTCCGACAACCTGGAGCTGGAGCAAATGGCCTTCAACCTTTGCGACTCGATGGCCAGTGCCTGCCAGCCGCTGACCATTCAGGCCCAGGAGAAGGGCATTCGAGTGCTGGGCACGCGCCTGCAGGACTCCTGCCTCCATCCTTGGGTGCTCGGCGACTCCTACCGCCTCAACCAAGTACTCATCAACCTCGTTTCCAACGCCATCAAGTTTACGCCGGCGGGCGGCACCGTGACAATAGGCGGCTACTATGTGAGCGAAACCGAGGACACCCTCACCACCGAGTTTCGGGTGACGGATACCGGCATCGGCATTGCCCCGGATAAGCTGGACAGCATTTTTCAGGAATTCACCCAGGCTTATGCCGATACCACCCGGCAGTTTGGCGGAACGGGCCTTGGCCTGAGCATCAGCCGGGCCCTGGTGGCCCAGATGGGCGGGCAGCTCACGGTGCAAAGCGAGTCCGGCAAGGGCAGCTCCTTCGCCTTCCGCATCACGCTGCCCAAGGCCAACGCCGAAGCCCGGCAGATGGCCCTGCCCACCCTGACCCCGATGCAGGAAGCAGCCGTGCGCGGTGCCCGCGTGCTGCTGGTGGAAGACAATGCCGTGAACCGCGAAGTAGCCCAGCTGCTGCTGGAAGCCCACGGCGTGGCAGTAGATGAAGCCGCCAGTGGCATTGAAGCCCTAGAGCTATTTGAGCTGAACTACTACGACGTCATCCTTATGGACATTCAGATGCCCGGCATGAACGGCCTCGAGGCCACCGCCCGCATCCGGGCGCACGCCGATACCCGGCGGGCGGCTACGCCCATCCTGGCCCTCACGGCCAACGCCTTCCGGGCCGATGCCGAGAAATACTCCGCCGCCGGCATGAACGACACCCTGCCCAAGCCCTTCGACGAAGCCGAGCTGCTGAGCAAGCTGGCCTCGCTCATTGCCGGGGTGCCCGCCCCGCTGGTAGACGTGAAGCCTGCGGCGGCTGCCCCGACGGCCGCCCCACTCCCACTCCCACTCCCACCCACAGCCGCGCCCACATCGCTATTCGACCTGGCCCTGCTGCACCAGACAGCCCACAGCAACACCACGTTCATCAACCGGATTCTAGCCTCCTTCCACACCAATACCCCCGGCAGCGTGGCCGACCTGCACGCCGCCCTGGCCGCCTCCGACTGGCATTACGCCGCCGCCGTGGCCCACAAGCTGCGGCCGTCGCTCAAGCTAATCGGGGCCAACACACTGGTGCCCTGGATGGAAATTCTGGAGAGCAAAACCGGCCCCGATGCCGCCCGACGGGAAGCCACCCTGGCCCTGGCCACCGGCCTTACCGAAGTGCTGGCCGCCCTGCCCAAAGTGTAG
- a CDS encoding transposase has translation MNVPEYYERNLPHRLALGSTLFLTFRLAGSLPLIARLKAEAAAPPDIPADYAAQRRYFGRFDAFLDQATTGPTWLRVPAIAALVAEALHHRHGTGYELVAYCIMPNHVHAVVALPDDAPPLLRTLQSLKANTAILANRHLQRTGPF, from the coding sequence ATGAATGTGCCGGAGTATTATGAGCGTAACCTGCCTCATCGGCTGGCGCTGGGCAGCACGTTATTTCTCACGTTTCGGCTGGCGGGCTCGTTGCCGCTGATAGCGCGGTTGAAGGCCGAAGCCGCCGCACCTCCCGATATACCAGCTGACTACGCGGCGCAAAGGCGGTACTTCGGCCGCTTTGATGCCTTTCTCGACCAAGCTACTACCGGCCCCACCTGGCTGCGGGTGCCAGCCATAGCAGCCCTGGTGGCCGAGGCCCTGCACCACCGGCACGGTACGGGCTATGAACTGGTGGCCTATTGCATTATGCCCAATCATGTGCACGCGGTAGTGGCGCTGCCCGACGATGCGCCTCCGCTGTTGCGCACCCTGCAATCATTGAAAGCCAATACTGCTATTCTCGCCAACCGCCATTTGCAGCGCACGGGGCCATTTTAG
- a CDS encoding OmpA family protein — protein sequence MNNYLIKRLLTTAPLALGLLAATSAQAQHVQWAARLVAVSSQKADGKDPFAPSQVLGVPNALPLGQISNEAWIPRKEGPNEFIEVRFARSVAAQQVTIIENFNPGSITKVELVDTKGVHHEVYANANPGPLPEPSRTLEVKFPAAEYRTLGVKVYMNTAKVEGINQLDAIGIADVVSTMVKQAFTGEKGPEAVKSSQFDSSLVNLGPNVNSRYVDTHPVISPNGRTLYFAREGNPGNVGGNRDPQDVWYSTLISGKNKTWSLAKNMGGPINTPDDPNGLASVSANGQSAILINIYNRDGTIDPQGCSLSKRTRMGWTQPVKQEIKDFVNLDKEHVDFFLATSGRALLMAVERPEGRGGQDLFVSFPVPETTNTWSKPLSLGPNVNTDKSDFAPFLAADNKTLYFASDGRGGYGKSDIFYTKRLDDSWTNWSPPRNLGPVVNSPDFDAYYTISAAGQDAYLVSSRNGIEGSRDIFRISLAPAFQPEVVTLVTGKVLDVNTGKPIRAIIHYENLLTGEEIGVAETDPVDGSYTIVLPSGVQYGYRAEAKGYIAENANLDVTAKDKYSEQKQDLFLVPFNVGQTVKLNNIFFQQSKYYLTTSSYPELLRLIRIMKDYPTVEIKLSGHTDNQGDPALNLKLSQDRVNEVKKYLGSHGIKGERVTTEGFGDTKPLASNDQEDTRMKNRRVEFTITKK from the coding sequence ATGAATAATTATCTTATCAAACGCCTGCTCACGACTGCGCCGCTTGCGCTGGGGCTGCTGGCCGCTACTTCGGCCCAGGCCCAGCACGTGCAATGGGCCGCCCGGCTGGTGGCCGTGTCGTCGCAGAAAGCCGATGGCAAAGACCCGTTTGCCCCCTCGCAGGTGCTGGGCGTGCCCAACGCCCTGCCGCTGGGCCAAATCAGCAACGAGGCCTGGATTCCGCGCAAGGAAGGCCCCAACGAGTTCATCGAGGTGCGCTTTGCGCGCTCGGTAGCGGCCCAGCAGGTCACCATCATCGAGAACTTCAACCCCGGCTCCATCACCAAAGTCGAGCTGGTGGATACCAAGGGCGTGCACCACGAAGTGTATGCCAACGCCAACCCCGGCCCCCTGCCCGAGCCCTCGCGCACGCTGGAAGTGAAGTTTCCGGCCGCCGAGTACCGCACCCTGGGCGTGAAAGTGTACATGAACACGGCCAAGGTGGAGGGCATCAACCAGCTTGATGCCATTGGCATTGCCGACGTGGTGTCGACCATGGTGAAGCAGGCCTTCACCGGCGAGAAGGGTCCCGAAGCCGTGAAATCGAGCCAGTTCGACTCCTCCCTGGTGAACCTGGGCCCGAACGTGAACTCGCGCTACGTGGACACCCACCCCGTGATTTCGCCTAACGGCCGCACGCTCTACTTCGCCCGCGAAGGCAACCCCGGCAACGTGGGTGGCAACCGCGACCCGCAGGACGTGTGGTACTCCACCCTGATAAGCGGCAAAAACAAGACCTGGAGCCTGGCCAAGAACATGGGTGGCCCCATAAACACCCCCGACGACCCCAACGGCCTGGCCTCGGTATCGGCCAACGGCCAAAGCGCCATCCTCATCAACATCTATAACCGCGACGGCACCATCGACCCGCAAGGCTGTAGCCTCAGCAAGCGCACCCGCATGGGCTGGACGCAGCCGGTGAAGCAGGAAATAAAGGACTTCGTGAACCTGGATAAGGAGCACGTCGACTTCTTCCTGGCCACCTCGGGCCGCGCCCTGCTCATGGCCGTGGAGCGCCCCGAAGGCCGGGGCGGGCAGGACCTGTTCGTGAGTTTCCCGGTGCCCGAAACCACCAACACCTGGAGCAAGCCCCTCAGCCTGGGGCCGAACGTGAACACCGACAAATCGGACTTCGCGCCCTTTTTGGCGGCCGATAACAAGACGCTGTATTTCGCCAGCGACGGGCGCGGCGGCTACGGCAAGTCCGATATTTTTTACACCAAGCGCCTCGACGACAGCTGGACCAACTGGAGCCCGCCCCGCAACCTGGGCCCGGTGGTGAACTCGCCCGATTTCGACGCCTACTACACCATCTCGGCCGCCGGCCAGGATGCTTACCTCGTATCGTCGCGCAACGGCATTGAGGGCTCGCGCGATATTTTCCGCATCTCGCTGGCCCCCGCCTTCCAGCCCGAAGTGGTGACGCTGGTGACCGGCAAAGTGCTCGACGTGAACACCGGCAAGCCCATCCGGGCCATCATTCACTACGAAAACCTGCTCACGGGTGAGGAAATCGGCGTGGCCGAAACCGACCCCGTGGACGGCTCCTACACCATTGTGCTGCCCAGCGGCGTGCAGTACGGCTACCGTGCCGAGGCCAAAGGCTACATCGCCGAAAACGCCAACCTCGACGTGACGGCCAAGGACAAATACTCCGAGCAGAAGCAGGACCTGTTCCTCGTGCCCTTCAACGTGGGCCAGACCGTGAAGCTGAACAACATCTTCTTCCAGCAAAGCAAGTACTACCTCACCACCAGTTCCTACCCCGAATTGCTGCGCCTCATCCGCATCATGAAGGACTACCCGACGGTGGAAATCAAGCTCTCGGGCCACACCGACAACCAGGGCGACCCCGCCCTGAACCTCAAGCTGAGCCAGGACCGCGTGAACGAGGTGAAGAAGTACCTCGGCAGCCACGGCATCAAGGGCGAGCGGGTGACCACCGAAGGCTTCGGCGACACCAAGCCCCTGGCCAGCAACGACCAGGAAGACACCCGCATGAAAAACCGCCGCGTAGAGTTCACCATCACCAAGAAGTAG